From Azospirillum brasilense:
CGGTTCGAGATCGGGGTCGTCGGCGATGTCGTCGCCCAGCCGAACGAACCGGTAGAAGGCCATGACATGCGGCCTGAGATGCTTCGGGAGCAGGCGCGAGGCGACCGGAAAATTCTCCGAGTCCGCGTCCTTGCGGGCGACCGGGCTGGGTTTGCGGGGCTTGGTGGGGGCGACGTTGAAATCGGCCATTGTTCCGCCTGCTGCGCGTCGGGGCTGGTGTGGAGAGCCTGTCTGCCTAATATAAGGCGCTTGCGGGCTTTGCCCCGCTTCCAAACTGTGCCACCCCCATTTTTCCAGAACAGGCATCACATGGCGAAGGCGACCCCCGACCTGTCCTATTGCGGACGGGAGGTGCGGAAATATGACAACGACCGCTTCCTGACCTGCCTCTTCGCCCCGGCGGAGCGCCGCGAATCGCTGTTCGCCCTCTACGCCTTCAACCTGGAGATCGCCAAGACTCGCGAGGTGGTGACCGAGCCGGTGCTGGGCCAGATGCGGCTGCAATTCTGGCGCGACGGGCTGGACAAGGTCTATGGGGGCGGTGCCGTGCCCAAGCACGCCGTCATGGAGCCGCTGGCCGCCGCCGTGCGGGAGGGCGGGTTGAACCGCGCCCTGTTCGACCGGCTGATCGACGCGCGGGAGGCCGACCTGGACGACACTCCGCCGGCCAACATGTCCTGCCTCGTCAACTACGCGGAGGTCACCGGGGCGCCGTTGGTCCAACTCGCGCTGGAGATCCTCGGCGCGAAGGGGGCGGAGGCGGCGGAGGCCGGGCGTCAGGCCGGGATCGGCTACGCGCTGGCCGGCATCGTCCGGGCGGTGCCCTTCCACGCCCGCCAGCACCGCCAGCTTCTCCCCGCCGACCGCATGGCGGCGCACGGCGCCAAGCAGGGCGACCTGTTCGAGCTGCGCTCCACCCCCGAGCTGCGCCCCGTGGCGCGCGAGGTGGCGGAGGCCGCGCGCGATCATCTGGCGAAGGCCCGTGCGTTGCGCCGCTCGGTGCCGCGCGCCGCGCTGCCGGCCCTGTTGCCGGTGGTGCTGGCCGGGCTGCATCTGGGCGCGCTGGCGCGGGAGGGCAACGACCCCTTCGCCCCACGTGTGCTGATGCCCCACCCGCTGCGCCACGCCAAGCTGGCCTGGGCGGCGCTGCGCGGCAGGTTCTGACCCCTGTCGCTCAGGCGGCGCGGATCATCGCAACGAACCGCTCCACCTCCTGACGGAGCTGGTCGGCCTCACGCGACAGGTCGCCGGCGGCGTTGAGCGCCTGATCGGCCATCGAGCCGGTGGAGCCCGCCGCCTGGGTCACGCCGCCGATGTTCACCGACACGGCGGCGGTTCCCATCGACGCCTGCTGGACGTTGCGGCTGATCTCCTGGGTGGCGGCGCCCTGCTGCTCCGCGGCGGCGGCGATGGCGGTGATCGTTTCGTTGATGGCGATGATGCTCCGCCCCACCGTCCCGATGACGCTGACCACCGTGCCGCTGACGGTCTGCATGTCGGCGATCTGCCGCGAGATGTCCTCCGTCGCCTTGGCGGTCTGGTTGGCGAGATTCTTCACTTCGCTGGCGACGACGGCGAAGCCTTTTCCGGCCTCCCCGGCGCGGGCGGCCTCGATGGTGGCGTTGAGCGCCAGAAGGTTGGTCTGCCCGGCGATGCCCTGGATCAGATTCACCACGTCGCCGATCTTCTGAGCGGCGGCGGCCAGCCCTTCCAGCGTGCTGTTGGTGCGCTCCACCTCGGCGACCGCCTCCGTGGCCATCTGGGAGGAGCGGCCGATCCGCTCGTTGATCTCGCGGATGGAGCAGCTCAGCTCCTCCGTGGCGGCGGCCACCGTCTGGACGTTCTGGCTGGCCTCCTCGGCGGCGGTGGACACGGCGGCGGCCTGACGGTCGGTCTGGGCGGCGATGGCCGACAGGCTCTGCGCGGTGCTGCGCATCGCGCCCGCCTGTTCCGACACGTTGCGCACGACACCGCCCACCGACGCCTCGAACCGGCTGGCGACGTCGGCGAGGTCGCGTTTGCTGCGTTCGGCGGCGCGCTGCTCCTCGCGGTGGCGTTCCTCCTCCAACTCCGCCATACGGGCGGTGTTGTCCTGGAAGAGCTTCAGGGCCTTGTTGATGGCGCCGATTTCGTCGGTGCGGTCTGTGTCGGTGATGACCACGCCGCGCTCCCCGGCGACCACGGCGTCTAGCGTCGCGATGGTGCGACGCAACGGCAGGCCGACGATGCTGCGGCTGGCGAACAGGAGTGCGGCGACCAGGGCGGCCAGCAGGACCAGCCCGCCGACGATGGTGGCGTTGCGCAGGTCCCGGACCGGGGCGTTGATCTTGTCGAGCGGCAGGTTGACCAGCAGGGACCAGGGCGTATCCGTTCCCGCGACCTTCACCGGCAGGAACAGCTGCTTCACGGGCTGCCCATCGGCGACCGACATCTGTTCGAAACTCCGGCCCGCGCGGATGGCCGGCTTGGCGGCGTCAAGCGCCGGGTCCAATTTGCCGATCGGTTCCCCCATCTGTTCGGCGTCAGGGTGACCGGCCCAGACGCCGTCGTTGGAAATCAGGTGAATGGACCCGCTGTCGAAGGGCTTCACCGTCTTCAGCATGGACCAGATGCCGTCGGTGGACAGATCCACGCCGGCCACCCCGATGACGCGGCCGTTTTCGACGATCGGGACGGACATGGACACCATCAGCACCTTCCGGCTGGCGACCATGTAGCTGTAGGGCTCCACCACCATGGCGTGCCCGGTACGCTTCGGGATCTGATAATAGGCGCCGTCGGAACCCGGATCGTCATAGCCGACGAGGGACTCCAGCGCGACCGTCCCCGACCCGCGGTTCCAGTAGGGGAGGAAGCGGCCGGACGCGTCGGAGCCCGGCTTGTTGGCGAACTCCGCGTCGCGGCCGTCCAGGGCGTTCGGCTCCATCCCCACCCACACGCCGAGGAACTCCGGGTTGGCCTCGGCAATGCTCTTGAGCCAAGTGGAGAGCTGCTCCCGGTCGGTGCGGCCGGCGGCCTTCAGACCGACCAGCGAGGTCGCGATGAAGCGGCCGGCCTCCATCGCGTTGCCCAGCCGGGAGTGCACCATCTCGCCGTAGCGGTGGCCAAGCTGCTCCCCGCTCCGGAAGGCCAGGGTTTCGATGTCCGACCCGCTCTTGGTCGTCAGGGCCGCGATCCCCAACGCCAGGGAAATGATCGTCACCGTCACGATGACGATCACCTGTTTGGCAACCAATGATTTTGTTTTAATCATAACCATCCCGCCGGAAGACTTTCTCGCTCATTCGAAAGAAAGTGTCCCATGGCATTGGTTAAGCGTCACTTATGACCTTTATTATAGTTCCGTGATAATTTTCCCGGAATTGCCGGGCCTCAGACCGCGACAGCGGGTGCGGCCTTTAGCCACCCCTCGAGGTCCTCTAGCGCGCGGCGGGTGTAGGCCAGCTTGCGGTCGCGGCCGCGGATGCGTTCGTCCACCGGCGGGAAGAGGCCGAAATTGACGTTCATCGGCTGGTAGGTGTCGGCGTTGGCGCCGCCGGTGATGTGGCCGAGGATCGCCCCCAGCGCGGTGGTAACCGGCGGGGCGGACGGCTCGCCGCCCAGCCGTTCGGCAGCGGCGAAGCGACCGGCGAGCAGGCCGACGGCGGCGCTTTCCACATAGCCTTCGCAGCCCGTCACCTGCCCGGCGAAGCGGATGCGCGGTTGCGCCTTCAGCCGCAGCGCGCCGTCCAGCAGGCGCGGGCTGTTCAGGAAGGTGTTGCGGTGCAGGCCGCCGAGTCGCGCGAACTCCGCCTTTTCCAGGCCGGGGATCATGCGGAAGATCCGCGTCTGCTCGGCGTGGCGCAGCTTGGTCTGGAAGCCGACGAGGTTGTAGAGCGTGCCGAGCGCGTTGTCCTGGCGAAGCTGGACCACCGCGTAGGGACGGCGTTCCGGCTTGTGCGGGTTGGTCAGGCCGACCGGCTTCATCGGGCCGTAGCGCAGCGTGTCGATCCCGCGCTCCGCCATCACCTCGATGGGCAGGCAGCCTTCGAAGTAGGGCGTGCTCTTCTCCCACTCCTTGAAGTCCACCTTCTCGGCGGTCAGCAGGGCGTCGATGAAGGCGCGGTACTCGTCCTTCTCGAAGGCGCAGTTGATGTAGTCCTTGCCGGTGCCGCCGGGGCCGGGCTTGTCATAGCGTGACTGGAACCACGCCTTGGACAGGTCCACGCTCTCCAGATAGACGATGGGGGCGATGGCGTCGAAGAAGGCCAGCGACTCTTCGCCGGTGAAGCTGCGGATGGCCTCGGCCAGCGGCGGGGAGGTCAGGGGGCCGGTGGCGATGACGACGCTGTCCCACGCCTCCGGCGGCAGGCCGGCAACCTCGCCGCGCTCCACGGTGATGAGCGGGTGGCCGGTGATCGCCTCCGTCACCGCGCCCGCGAAGCCGTCGCGGTCCATGGCCAGCGCGCCGCCCGCCGGCACCTTGTGCGCGTCGGCGCAGCGCAGGATCAGCGAGCCGCAGCGCCGCATCTCCTCGTGCAGCAGCCCGACCGCGTTGTACTCCGCGTCGTCCGACCGGAAGGAGTTGGAGCAGACCAGCTCGGCGAGCTGGTCGGTGCTGTGCGCCTCGGTCGGGCGTACGGGACGCATCTCGTGCAGCACGACGGGAACGCCGCGCTGGGCGAGCTGCCAAGCGGCTTCGGACCCGGCGAGGCCACCGCCGATGACGTGAACGGGGGAAAGGGACGTGTCGACCATATCAGCAACTTTCGCAAAGTTGCCGAACAAGTAGACCGTCATTGTCGCCACGGCAAGGCCAACCCGGACCACGGCGCGGAATCGCAACCAGGATCGTCCCTGCGGTCCGGCGCTCCTGGTCGCTCTGCAGAACAGCGGTGACTTACTGGGCGGCGAGCTTCTGCTTCAGCCCGTCGAAGCCGGAGGTGAAGATGCCGGAGATCACCTTGCGCGTTTCCTCGTCGGTGGCGCCGTTGGAGGTGTAGCGCGCCTTCCACACCACGCGCGTGCCTTTGCCCGCTGGTTCGGCCGACAGGGAGGCCGCGTAGTCCTTGACCGGCAGCGGGCTGGTCAGGATCGAATAACGGATGCGGTGGCTGCTGGCGGAGGAGGAGAGCAGCCGCTCCTCGATCGCGCCGCCGCCCTTGAGGGCCAGCACGCGCTCCTGCGCGCCGTCCTTCCGGCGCAGGGTGCAACTCTCCACCGCCGGGTGCCAGGTGCCGAGGTTGCAGAAGGGTCCGATCTGCTGCCAGACCTTCTCGACCGGGTAGGGCAGGGTCGTCGATTCCGTGACCTCGACGGCCAGGGCCGGGCTTGCCAGCGCGGCCAGTGTGGCCGCGACCGCGAACAGGGTGCGCATGGGGTTCCCTCCGTTGGTCGGCTGTTCCGGCGCGCATCGTTGGGCGCGCGGCTGAATCCTAGCCGAGCGGGGAGGGCTTGAAACTTGTACGTTGGTAGAACGAACAGGGGAAGGACCAGCAAGACAACGGCCGGCCCCGCCTGTGCGGAGCCGGCCGTTTCATTTGGGAGCGAAACGAAAAGTCCTTATTCGCTCTTGGTCGTCGTCGTGCGCTCGGTGGTGGTCGAGCCGCTGGTCGGCGGGGTGGTCAGGCTGGAGTTGCCGTAGCCGGGCGAGGTGGTCGTGGTGGTGGTGGTGGTGCTGGTGGACTCATCGGTTCCGCAGGCGCTGACCAGCAAGGCCGCGCCGAAAGCCAGCGCCACACCGGATATCATGGTCCTGGACATGCTCCGTCTCCATCCTGTTGGCGAACGATGGATAGGAAACGCCCCCGATGCGGCTTTGTTTCCGGGACAAAAGTTGGTCGACAAGAAAAGGGCCGGGGATGACCCCGGCCGGTCTTTATGCCCTCTTCCGGCTTTTCGGCTTCGCTTTCAGGTAGGGGGCCAGATACTGGCCGGTGTAACTCCGCTTGACCTTCGCCACGTCTTCCGGGGTGCCCTCCGCGACGATCTCGCCGCCGCCGGTGCCGCCCTCGGGGCCGAGGTCGATGATCCAGTCGGCGGTCTTGATGACTTCCAGATTGTGCTCGATCACCAGCACCGTGTTGCCTTGGTCGACCAGCGCGTGGAGCACCTCCATCAGCTTTTCCACGTCGGCGAAATGCAGGCCGGTGGTCGGTTCGTCGAGGATGTAGAGGGTGCGGCCGGTGGCGCGGCGGCTCAGCTCCTTGGACAGCTTCACCCGCTGCGCCTCGCCGCCGGACAGAGTCGTGGCGGGCTGGCCGATGTGGATGTAGCCGAGACCCACCCGCTCCAGCGTCTCCATCTTGTCGCGGATGCCGGGCACGGCCTTGAAGAACTCCTTTCCCTCCTCGACCGTCATGTCGAGCACGTCGGCGATGGTCTTGTCGCGGTAGGTGACTTCCAGCGTCTCGCGGTTGTAGCGCTTGCCGTGGCAGACGTCGCAGGTGACGTAGACGTCGGGCAGGAAGTGCATCTCGATCTTGATGACGCCGTCGCCCTGGCACGCCTCGCAGCGCCCGCCCTTCACGTTGAAAGAGAAGCGTCCAGGGCCGTAGCCGCGGGCCTTGGCCTCGGGCAGGCCGGCGAACCAATCGCGGATCGGGGTGAAGGCGCCGGTGTAGGTCGCCGGGTTGGAACGCGGGGTGCGGCCGATCGGCGACTGGTCGATGTCGATGACCTTGTCGAGATTCTCGAGCCCCAGCAGCTCGTCGTGCTCCGCCGGATGCTCGCGCGCCCCCATCAGCTTGCGCGCCACTGCCTTGTAGAGCGTCTCGATGATCAGGGTGGACTTGCCGCCGCCCGACACGCCGGTCACGCAGGTGAAGGTGCCCATCGGGATGCGTGCCGAGACGTTCTGAAGGTTGTTGGCGCGTGCGCCCTTCACCTCCAGGAACTGGCCCTCGTGGCCGGGGCGGCGCTGGTCCGGCACCGGAACGAAGC
This genomic window contains:
- a CDS encoding phytoene/squalene synthase family protein, yielding MAKATPDLSYCGREVRKYDNDRFLTCLFAPAERRESLFALYAFNLEIAKTREVVTEPVLGQMRLQFWRDGLDKVYGGGAVPKHAVMEPLAAAVREGGLNRALFDRLIDAREADLDDTPPANMSCLVNYAEVTGAPLVQLALEILGAKGAEAAEAGRQAGIGYALAGIVRAVPFHARQHRQLLPADRMAAHGAKQGDLFELRSTPELRPVAREVAEAARDHLAKARALRRSVPRAALPALLPVVLAGLHLGALAREGNDPFAPRVLMPHPLRHAKLAWAALRGRF
- a CDS encoding methyl-accepting chemotaxis protein: MTVTIISLALGIAALTTKSGSDIETLAFRSGEQLGHRYGEMVHSRLGNAMEAGRFIATSLVGLKAAGRTDREQLSTWLKSIAEANPEFLGVWVGMEPNALDGRDAEFANKPGSDASGRFLPYWNRGSGTVALESLVGYDDPGSDGAYYQIPKRTGHAMVVEPYSYMVASRKVLMVSMSVPIVENGRVIGVAGVDLSTDGIWSMLKTVKPFDSGSIHLISNDGVWAGHPDAEQMGEPIGKLDPALDAAKPAIRAGRSFEQMSVADGQPVKQLFLPVKVAGTDTPWSLLVNLPLDKINAPVRDLRNATIVGGLVLLAALVAALLFASRSIVGLPLRRTIATLDAVVAGERGVVITDTDRTDEIGAINKALKLFQDNTARMAELEEERHREEQRAAERSKRDLADVASRFEASVGGVVRNVSEQAGAMRSTAQSLSAIAAQTDRQAAAVSTAAEEASQNVQTVAAATEELSCSIREINERIGRSSQMATEAVAEVERTNSTLEGLAAAAQKIGDVVNLIQGIAGQTNLLALNATIEAARAGEAGKGFAVVASEVKNLANQTAKATEDISRQIADMQTVSGTVVSVIGTVGRSIIAINETITAIAAAAEQQGAATQEISRNVQQASMGTAAVSVNIGGVTQAAGSTGSMADQALNAAGDLSREADQLRQEVERFVAMIRAA
- the trmFO gene encoding methylenetetrahydrofolate--tRNA-(uracil(54)-C(5))-methyltransferase (FADH(2)-oxidizing) TrmFO; translated protein: MVDTSLSPVHVIGGGLAGSEAAWQLAQRGVPVVLHEMRPVRPTEAHSTDQLAELVCSNSFRSDDAEYNAVGLLHEEMRRCGSLILRCADAHKVPAGGALAMDRDGFAGAVTEAITGHPLITVERGEVAGLPPEAWDSVVIATGPLTSPPLAEAIRSFTGEESLAFFDAIAPIVYLESVDLSKAWFQSRYDKPGPGGTGKDYINCAFEKDEYRAFIDALLTAEKVDFKEWEKSTPYFEGCLPIEVMAERGIDTLRYGPMKPVGLTNPHKPERRPYAVVQLRQDNALGTLYNLVGFQTKLRHAEQTRIFRMIPGLEKAEFARLGGLHRNTFLNSPRLLDGALRLKAQPRIRFAGQVTGCEGYVESAAVGLLAGRFAAAERLGGEPSAPPVTTALGAILGHITGGANADTYQPMNVNFGLFPPVDERIRGRDRKLAYTRRALEDLEGWLKAAPAVAV
- a CDS encoding SRPBCC family protein: MRTLFAVAATLAALASPALAVEVTESTTLPYPVEKVWQQIGPFCNLGTWHPAVESCTLRRKDGAQERVLALKGGGAIEERLLSSSASSHRIRYSILTSPLPVKDYAASLSAEPAGKGTRVVWKARYTSNGATDEETRKVISGIFTSGFDGLKQKLAAQ